One window of the Runella slithyformis DSM 19594 genome contains the following:
- a CDS encoding glycosyltransferase → MKVVHLSTYHTFGGAGIAALRLHHALRGIGVQSSVLVQEAEREEAGVEGFANGFLEKKMAFARFAAERAYFLFQEKEKSVRFHFSPLWAGTDVSAHPLVRGADVIHLHWINFGFLSLYSLKKLFALGKPVVWTMHDMSTFTGGCHYSRECDRYLTHCGFCPYLRTPGADDLSSRVFEQKKALFSNAPLTLVSPSRWLAELGARAALTKHLTSLAIPNPIDTSVFAPAASSEIDLDPAKKWILFAGVNTQDPRKGFAYFKEATQQLNDRADRWGIVVFGKTDPEALTGMGLEVRALGSLPAHEVVRVYQAVDVMVVPSLEDNYPNTVIEAMACGTPVVGFDSGGIAEQIEHRTTGYVAQLYSAGDLASGIRFVLEEADYGQLRENTLRVIQQRNSFGVVANAYLSLYQKLIAAVGRQV, encoded by the coding sequence ATGAAAGTTGTTCATCTGAGTACGTATCATACCTTCGGAGGAGCGGGCATCGCGGCGCTTCGACTGCATCATGCTCTGCGGGGCATCGGCGTGCAATCGTCGGTATTGGTGCAGGAAGCCGAGCGGGAAGAAGCAGGTGTAGAAGGGTTTGCCAACGGATTTCTTGAAAAAAAAATGGCCTTTGCGCGCTTTGCGGCCGAACGGGCGTATTTTTTATTTCAGGAAAAAGAGAAAAGCGTTCGCTTCCATTTTTCGCCTTTGTGGGCAGGCACCGACGTCTCCGCGCATCCGCTGGTGCGCGGGGCTGATGTCATTCATTTGCATTGGATAAACTTCGGTTTTTTATCGCTGTATTCCCTGAAGAAACTGTTTGCGCTCGGCAAACCCGTCGTTTGGACGATGCACGATATGTCGACCTTCACGGGAGGTTGTCATTACAGCCGTGAGTGCGACCGTTACCTGACGCACTGCGGATTTTGTCCTTATCTGCGCACTCCAGGCGCCGATGATTTATCCTCCCGCGTGTTTGAACAAAAAAAAGCCCTTTTTTCAAACGCCCCGCTGACGCTCGTTTCGCCCAGTCGATGGTTGGCTGAATTAGGCGCACGTGCGGCGTTGACCAAACACCTGACCTCTTTGGCCATTCCCAATCCCATTGATACCTCCGTTTTTGCCCCGGCGGCGTCTTCAGAAATTGACTTAGACCCCGCCAAAAAATGGATTCTTTTTGCGGGCGTCAATACCCAAGACCCCCGCAAAGGGTTTGCCTATTTCAAAGAAGCCACGCAGCAGCTCAACGACCGCGCTGACCGATGGGGAATCGTTGTTTTCGGTAAAACCGATCCCGAGGCATTGACGGGTATGGGCCTGGAAGTAAGGGCGCTGGGAAGCCTGCCCGCGCACGAAGTTGTCAGGGTGTATCAGGCTGTCGATGTGATGGTGGTGCCTTCGCTGGAAGATAACTATCCCAATACCGTCATAGAAGCCATGGCCTGCGGCACGCCCGTGGTGGGGTTTGATTCAGGCGGTATTGCCGAACAGATCGAGCATCGAACAACGGGCTACGTGGCCCAACTGTATTCTGCGGGCGATTTAGCCAGCGGCATTCGGTTTGTCCTGGAAGAAGCTGATTACGGGCAATTGAGGGAGAATACTCTTCGGGTTATCCAACAGCGAAACAGTTTCGGCGTAGTAGCCAATGCGTACCTGTCCCTGTATCAAAAGCTCATCGCCGCCGTCGGACGGCAAGTATAA
- a CDS encoding SDR family oxidoreductase, protein MNLTDKIVWITGASSGIGEALAREFAKDGAKLVLSARRLDELERVKKSLNLPDASVLTLPIDMLKPEEFGAKTQTVLQHFGRIDILVPNAGISQREKFLDIAPADFKKLMDTNFTSVVLLTREVLPHLLAQKSGGILVTSSVSGKIGTSFRTFYCASKHAIQGFFDSLRGEVWREGIVVTVACPGYIKTNISLNAIGKDGKPFGKMDQNQAKGIPADVCARKMVNALKAGKHEIIIAGFKETLGTYLKRFAPGLLWQLTKNYSIKAVEE, encoded by the coding sequence ATGAACCTTACCGATAAAATAGTTTGGATAACGGGTGCCTCCTCGGGCATCGGCGAAGCATTGGCCCGTGAATTTGCCAAAGATGGTGCAAAACTGGTGCTGTCCGCCCGAAGATTAGATGAATTGGAGCGCGTCAAAAAAAGCCTTAACCTGCCCGATGCTTCTGTGCTGACCCTGCCGATCGATATGCTGAAACCCGAAGAATTCGGAGCGAAAACGCAAACCGTTTTGCAGCATTTTGGGCGAATAGATATATTGGTTCCCAACGCCGGCATCAGCCAACGGGAAAAATTTCTTGACATTGCCCCTGCCGATTTCAAGAAATTGATGGATACCAATTTTACGAGTGTGGTACTGCTCACCCGCGAGGTGCTGCCGCACCTGCTGGCCCAAAAATCAGGCGGGATCTTGGTCACGAGCAGCGTGAGCGGCAAGATCGGCACGTCGTTTCGTACGTTTTACTGTGCTTCCAAGCACGCCATTCAGGGCTTTTTTGATTCATTGCGCGGAGAAGTCTGGCGCGAGGGTATCGTAGTAACGGTGGCCTGTCCGGGATATATCAAAACCAATATTTCACTCAACGCCATCGGCAAAGACGGTAAACCTTTTGGCAAAATGGATCAAAATCAAGCCAAAGGGATTCCGGCCGATGTATGCGCCCGCAAAATGGTCAACGCGCTCAAAGCCGGCAAACACGAGATCATTATTGCGGGTTTTAAAGAAACGCTGGGCACCTACCTCAAGCGCTTTGCTCCCGGATTGCTGTGGCAGTTGACCAAAAATTACAGCATCAAAGCAGTGGAAGAATAA
- a CDS encoding CPBP family intramembrane glutamic endopeptidase codes for MQNSFIDAARQGRNEFGIYLAVFVLVFIANLLGSVPGAWALIARKDDPQSLPVYIVTALMLLGFVMALFVLWLSVKHLHKRDPLTMISPTGTVHWARVLKSAGLWLVCSAVVESITYFAFPDKYQYTLNVKDFLPSLLVAMVLLPLQTSFEEVFFRGYLLQGIGSWNLWAGIIITSTVFGLAHSFNDEIEAVGSLGLAMVYYIGVGLFFALLSVIDKSLELPLGIHLANNFYAFLLVGYPSSSVPSSTIWMTTELNFPLMVGQWLAALVLYMVLAKKVVGLQLTAGPTN; via the coding sequence ATGCAAAACTCTTTCATTGATGCCGCCCGACAGGGCCGGAATGAATTCGGCATCTACCTTGCCGTTTTTGTTCTGGTTTTTATCGCAAACTTACTCGGCTCGGTTCCCGGTGCCTGGGCATTGATCGCCCGGAAAGACGATCCCCAATCCTTACCGGTGTATATCGTTACGGCCCTGATGCTGTTAGGATTTGTGATGGCGCTGTTTGTCCTGTGGCTAAGTGTAAAACACCTTCACAAGCGCGACCCGTTGACCATGATCTCCCCCACGGGAACCGTCCATTGGGCTCGGGTTTTGAAATCGGCGGGGCTTTGGTTGGTTTGCTCGGCCGTGGTGGAGAGCATTACGTATTTTGCCTTTCCTGATAAATACCAATATACCCTCAATGTGAAGGATTTTTTGCCATCGCTGTTGGTGGCTATGGTGCTGTTACCCCTTCAAACATCGTTTGAAGAGGTCTTTTTCAGGGGATACCTGTTGCAGGGAATCGGTTCTTGGAATCTATGGGCGGGTATTATTATCACTTCCACGGTCTTTGGATTGGCCCACAGCTTCAACGATGAAATTGAGGCCGTCGGCTCACTGGGCCTGGCCATGGTCTACTATATCGGAGTGGGGCTGTTTTTTGCACTGCTGAGCGTCATCGACAAATCTCTCGAATTGCCTTTGGGTATCCACTTAGCCAACAATTTCTACGCTTTTCTGCTGGTAGGCTATCCGAGCAGCTCGGTGCCGAGCTCCACGATCTGGATGACCACGGAGCTCAACTTCCCGCTCATGGTCGGGCAGTGGTTGGCCGCGTTGGTGCTTTATATGGTATTAGCCAAAAAAGTCGTCGGACTGCAGCTGACCGCAGGCCCTACCAATTGA
- a CDS encoding DUF1003 domain-containing protein, with amino-acid sequence MEAGLKNQKIKHLETLLQKDLGRLSDEEMKILVSMSISRILVDTSMESGQKPTFGERLADKIAEFGGSWTFIISFGFFILVWITANVWLLLNKGFDPYPFILLNLILSCLAALQAPVIMMSQNRQEQKDRERAKNDYEINLRAELEIRLLHEKLDFVIQQLTVKK; translated from the coding sequence ATGGAAGCCGGTTTAAAAAATCAAAAAATAAAACATCTGGAAACCCTTCTTCAGAAAGATCTGGGGAGGCTGTCAGATGAAGAAATGAAAATTCTGGTGTCGATGAGCATCAGTCGTATATTGGTAGATACCTCGATGGAGTCGGGACAAAAGCCAACGTTTGGGGAGCGGTTAGCGGATAAAATTGCCGAATTTGGCGGCAGTTGGACGTTTATTATCTCTTTCGGCTTTTTTATCTTGGTATGGATAACTGCCAACGTATGGTTGTTGCTGAATAAAGGTTTTGACCCGTATCCGTTTATTCTGCTCAATTTGATCTTATCCTGTTTGGCGGCATTGCAGGCACCTGTCATCATGATGAGTCAGAACCGTCAGGAACAGAAAGACCGCGAACGCGCCAAAAACGATTACGAGATCAATCTCCGTGCTGAGTTGGAAATTAGACTTTTGCACGAGAAACTGGATTTTGTGATTCAGCAATTGACGGTAAAAAAATGA
- the acs gene encoding acetate--CoA ligase has translation MRIRTFEEYQTAYRHSVEDPEGFWAEVAQEFKWHKPWKKVLDWNFSTPDIKWFVGGKTNITENALDRHLRELGNHPAIIWEPNDPSEPSVTLTYKMLHDQVCRFANVLKRNGVVKGDRVCIYLPMVPEAAIAILACARIGAVHSVVFGGFSAQSLTDRIIDSNCKVIVTSDGAARGNKNIPMKDTVDDALIACPSVKKVIVLTHTRTAISMIKGRDVWWESEMKQVTSDCPPEVMDSEDPLFILYTSGSTGKPKGVVHSTGGYMVYSAYTFQNVFQYEQDQVFFCTADVGWITGHSYIVYGPLLSGATSLMFEGIPTYPDAGRFWDIVDRHKVDILYTAPTAIRSLMGFGLKYVEGKDLSSLKVLGSVGEPINEEAWNWYNEHIGKGKCPIVDTWWQTETGGILISPIAGVTKTKPTYATLPLPGVQPILVDESGKEIEGNGVSGNLCIKYPWPSIIRTTWGDHERCRQTYFSTYPNLYFTGDGCLRDEDGYYRITGRVDDVLNVSGHRIGTAEVENAINMHSDVIESAVVGYPHDIKGQGIYAFVICENTLDDEDLSRRDILATVTRIIGPIAKPDKIQFVRGLPKTRSGKIMRRILRKIAEGDTSNLGDTTTLLDPSVVDDIKDGAL, from the coding sequence ATGCGTATCCGTACATTTGAAGAGTATCAAACTGCCTACCGGCACAGTGTAGAAGACCCCGAAGGATTCTGGGCCGAAGTGGCTCAGGAATTTAAATGGCACAAGCCCTGGAAAAAAGTACTTGACTGGAACTTTTCCACCCCCGATATAAAATGGTTTGTAGGCGGCAAAACAAACATCACCGAAAATGCCCTCGACCGCCATTTGCGCGAGCTGGGTAATCATCCTGCCATCATTTGGGAGCCCAACGACCCTTCCGAGCCCAGCGTGACGCTCACCTACAAAATGCTTCACGACCAAGTGTGCCGTTTTGCCAACGTGCTCAAACGCAACGGCGTAGTGAAAGGCGACCGCGTGTGTATTTATCTGCCGATGGTTCCGGAAGCGGCCATTGCCATCCTGGCCTGTGCCCGCATCGGCGCGGTACACTCGGTGGTCTTCGGCGGATTCTCGGCCCAATCCCTGACCGACCGTATCATTGACTCCAACTGTAAAGTCATTGTGACATCCGACGGTGCAGCGCGCGGCAACAAAAACATTCCGATGAAAGATACCGTAGACGATGCGCTCATCGCGTGTCCTTCGGTAAAAAAAGTGATCGTTCTGACCCATACCCGTACGGCCATCTCCATGATCAAAGGCCGTGATGTGTGGTGGGAAAGCGAAATGAAGCAGGTCACATCTGACTGTCCGCCGGAAGTGATGGACTCCGAAGACCCGCTGTTTATTCTTTACACCTCCGGCTCCACGGGCAAGCCCAAAGGCGTGGTTCACAGCACGGGCGGTTATATGGTTTACTCCGCGTATACGTTCCAAAATGTATTTCAATACGAACAGGACCAAGTCTTCTTCTGTACCGCCGATGTGGGCTGGATCACGGGCCACAGCTATATCGTGTACGGGCCGCTGTTGAGCGGGGCTACTTCCCTGATGTTTGAAGGCATCCCGACCTATCCCGATGCCGGACGTTTTTGGGACATTGTAGACCGTCATAAAGTAGATATTCTATACACCGCTCCTACCGCCATCCGTTCATTGATGGGTTTTGGCCTGAAATACGTGGAAGGCAAAGACCTCAGCTCACTCAAAGTGCTGGGCTCGGTAGGTGAACCGATCAACGAAGAAGCCTGGAACTGGTACAACGAGCACATCGGCAAAGGCAAATGTCCGATCGTAGATACGTGGTGGCAAACCGAAACCGGCGGTATCCTGATTTCACCGATTGCCGGTGTGACCAAAACCAAGCCGACCTATGCTACCCTTCCGCTGCCGGGCGTACAGCCGATACTGGTGGACGAAAGCGGTAAAGAGATCGAAGGCAACGGCGTGAGCGGTAACCTTTGCATTAAATACCCCTGGCCGTCCATCATCCGAACGACATGGGGCGACCACGAACGCTGCCGGCAGACGTATTTCTCGACATACCCTAATTTATACTTTACCGGCGACGGTTGCCTTCGCGACGAAGACGGTTACTACCGCATCACAGGCCGTGTGGATGATGTCCTCAACGTATCGGGTCACCGTATCGGGACCGCCGAAGTGGAAAACGCCATCAACATGCACTCCGACGTCATCGAAAGTGCCGTGGTAGGCTATCCGCACGACATCAAAGGGCAGGGTATTTATGCGTTTGTGATTTGTGAAAATACCCTCGACGACGAAGACCTTTCGCGTCGGGATATTTTGGCCACCGTGACCCGCATCATCGGGCCGATCGCCAAACCCGATAAGATTCAGTTTGTCAGAGGCTTACCTAAAACCCGTTCGGGCAAGATCATGCGTCGGATCCTGCGCAAAATTGCCGAAGGCGACACCTCCAATCTCGGCGATACCACTACACTTTTAGACCCATCGGTGGTAGATGATATCAAGGACGGAGCTTTGTAA
- a CDS encoding DUF6814 family protein — protein sequence MNAIKRIAGILWLAVGGAAGYYLLINQAIPKFGTGKPEDLIPALIYTFILCPLIVGSLATFGIYALKGEYDSES from the coding sequence ATGAACGCAATAAAAAGAATAGCAGGCATTCTCTGGCTGGCTGTAGGGGGGGCTGCCGGGTATTACCTCCTGATCAATCAGGCCATTCCGAAATTTGGAACCGGTAAGCCGGAAGATTTGATTCCGGCGTTGATCTATACCTTCATTTTGTGCCCTCTTATTGTAGGAAGCTTAGCCACCTTTGGAATTTATGCCCTTAAAGGCGAATACGATAGCGAAAGTTAG
- a CDS encoding MFS transporter codes for MSQKKQSLAAIIAASSVGTMIEWYDFYIFGSLATIIATKFFPDGNPTAAFLSTLATFAAGFVVRPFGAIFFGRLGDLIGRKYTFMVTLLLMGGATFMIGLIPSYETIGFLAPALVLLLRLLQGLALGGEYGGAATYVAEHSPADKRGFWTSWIQITATAGLFVSLIVIQVTQNSMSKEAFAEWGWRVPFLVSIIMVYVSVLIRKNMHESPLFAKAKAEGKTSTNPLKESFGNRYNFKFVLLALLGATMGQGVVWYTGQFYALSFLQKVMTIDLQQSNELMTYALMLGTPFFVLFGWLSDKIGRKGIMMAGMLIAILSYRTIYEKMYQTTNVQNKTEITEKTTVDITRGPDKREGLETKDSLITTTTKKEFTDGTKYEEKKIEKILADASAAPAKPEFKKTVTINDSDKWTLILLVFIQVIFVTMVYGPIAAFLVEMFPTRIRYTSMSLPYHIGNGVFGGLLPTIATALVASAGKANDIAKEAGEALPNPTPYLEGLWYPIIIAGICFVIGVLYINGNNRNTND; via the coding sequence ATGTCACAAAAAAAACAAAGTCTAGCCGCTATTATCGCTGCCTCTTCGGTGGGAACGATGATCGAATGGTATGACTTCTACATCTTTGGCAGCTTAGCTACAATCATTGCCACTAAATTTTTTCCGGACGGCAATCCTACCGCCGCCTTCCTTTCTACCTTAGCTACTTTCGCCGCCGGCTTTGTTGTTCGACCTTTCGGTGCCATTTTCTTCGGTCGTCTGGGTGACCTGATCGGCCGTAAATATACCTTCATGGTTACGTTGCTTCTGATGGGTGGCGCTACCTTCATGATCGGGCTGATCCCCAGTTACGAAACCATCGGCTTTTTAGCTCCTGCGCTGGTTCTTTTACTACGCCTATTGCAGGGATTGGCATTAGGCGGCGAATACGGCGGTGCCGCTACGTACGTGGCCGAACACTCTCCTGCCGATAAACGCGGCTTCTGGACTTCATGGATTCAGATCACGGCAACGGCCGGTTTGTTTGTATCATTGATCGTGATTCAGGTAACCCAAAACAGCATGTCCAAAGAGGCATTTGCCGAGTGGGGCTGGCGGGTACCGTTTCTGGTTTCCATCATCATGGTGTACGTATCCGTATTGATTCGTAAAAACATGCACGAGTCACCGTTGTTTGCCAAAGCAAAAGCGGAAGGAAAGACCTCCACCAATCCGCTGAAAGAATCATTCGGCAACCGTTATAATTTCAAATTTGTGTTGTTGGCCCTGTTAGGAGCTACCATGGGTCAGGGTGTGGTATGGTATACAGGTCAGTTTTATGCGTTAAGCTTTCTCCAGAAAGTAATGACGATCGACCTACAACAATCCAACGAACTGATGACCTACGCGTTGATGTTGGGTACGCCGTTCTTCGTATTGTTTGGTTGGTTGTCGGATAAGATAGGCCGTAAGGGCATTATGATGGCCGGTATGCTGATAGCGATCTTATCGTATCGTACCATCTACGAAAAAATGTACCAGACCACCAACGTTCAAAATAAAACAGAGATCACGGAAAAGACAACGGTGGATATAACCCGCGGTCCGGATAAAAGAGAGGGATTGGAAACGAAAGACTCGCTCATTACCACGACCACAAAGAAAGAGTTTACCGACGGCACCAAGTACGAAGAAAAGAAGATCGAGAAAATCTTAGCCGATGCTTCAGCAGCGCCCGCAAAACCTGAATTCAAGAAAACGGTAACGATCAACGATAGCGACAAATGGACACTGATCCTGTTAGTGTTCATTCAGGTGATCTTTGTCACGATGGTATACGGTCCGATTGCCGCCTTCTTGGTGGAGATGTTTCCGACCCGCATTCGCTATACCTCTATGTCGCTGCCTTACCACATTGGCAATGGCGTATTCGGAGGGTTGCTGCCTACGATTGCCACAGCGTTGGTGGCTTCTGCCGGCAAAGCCAATGATATTGCCAAAGAAGCGGGAGAAGCCCTGCCCAATCCGACTCCTTACCTGGAAGGCTTATGGTATCCGATTATTATTGCAGGAATATGCTTTGTGATCGGGGTGCTGTACATCAACGGTAATAACCGTAATACAAACGACTAG
- a CDS encoding GNAT family N-acetyltransferase, with product MSFAISYQLEKELSVEEFKSVLERSTLGERRPISDTERLAAMLANADLIVTARDNGLLVGVSRAMTDFAFCTYLSDLAVDETYQKKGIGKELIRQTQLAAPQAKLILLSAPKAVEYYPKIGMKHHAHCYFIDSIEELH from the coding sequence ATGTCATTTGCAATTTCTTATCAATTGGAAAAAGAGCTATCGGTAGAAGAGTTTAAATCAGTACTCGAACGCTCTACGTTGGGAGAACGCCGTCCTATAAGCGATACCGAGCGCCTCGCCGCTATGCTTGCAAACGCTGATCTAATTGTAACGGCCCGGGATAACGGCCTCTTGGTTGGGGTTTCACGGGCAATGACTGATTTTGCTTTTTGCACGTATCTGTCGGATCTGGCCGTCGATGAAACGTACCAAAAAAAAGGTATTGGAAAAGAACTGATTCGGCAGACCCAATTGGCGGCTCCGCAGGCCAAACTCATCTTATTGTCGGCCCCCAAAGCGGTAGAGTATTATCCGAAGATCGGCATGAAACATCATGCGCACTGTTACTTTATTGATAGTATTGAAGAACTTCACTAA
- a CDS encoding AI-2E family transporter — translation MEKDAVTLPVYAKMTLVILGTVALFYILYIGKDIIVPLILAALLAILLNPAVNFLSNHKINRTLAILLSILAAALLLAALLFFIGSQLARFSDSLPLFKQKFTELYQQLLEWIGQTFNIPSNKLTGWVDKTQKEIMSQSTSVMGRTLGTLSGMLGMFLLLPVYIFLFLYYKTLLLSFISQLFQQVSSKTVAEVLTQTKALVQSYLVGLLAETAIVAALNAAGLLIIGVEYAIVLGIIGAILNVIPYIGGLIATALPMLIAITTQDTTAALWVLILFIVVQFVDNNLIVPNIVASKVKVNALVSIVAVLIGGALWGISGMFLSIPLVAILKVVFDRIDSLKPFGYLIGDDQPTVAKSLTHRTKSTAKKNEMAK, via the coding sequence ATGGAAAAAGATGCCGTTACATTGCCTGTTTATGCCAAAATGACGCTTGTTATCCTCGGCACAGTGGCCCTGTTTTATATACTGTATATTGGTAAAGACATCATTGTTCCTCTTATTCTGGCGGCGCTTTTAGCCATTTTATTGAACCCGGCAGTTAATTTTTTGTCCAATCACAAAATCAACCGTACGCTGGCTATTCTTTTATCCATTCTGGCCGCCGCCCTTTTATTGGCGGCTTTGCTGTTTTTTATTGGCTCGCAATTGGCCCGATTCAGCGATTCTTTGCCCTTGTTCAAGCAAAAATTTACGGAACTGTATCAGCAATTATTAGAATGGATAGGCCAAACCTTCAACATCCCTTCAAATAAACTCACGGGCTGGGTAGATAAAACTCAAAAAGAGATAATGAGCCAAAGTACATCCGTAATGGGTCGGACCTTAGGAACCCTCAGCGGAATGTTGGGAATGTTTTTGCTTTTGCCTGTTTATATTTTCCTGTTTTTATACTACAAAACGTTACTGCTTTCTTTCATTTCCCAATTATTTCAACAGGTATCTTCCAAAACAGTTGCGGAAGTATTGACGCAAACCAAAGCGTTGGTTCAAAGTTATTTAGTGGGGTTGCTGGCAGAAACCGCTATTGTAGCGGCCCTCAATGCAGCAGGTCTATTAATTATTGGGGTAGAATATGCCATAGTTTTGGGCATCATTGGAGCCATTTTAAACGTGATTCCTTACATCGGTGGGTTGATTGCTACGGCTTTGCCGATGCTGATTGCCATTACGACACAGGATACTACGGCCGCTTTATGGGTTCTGATATTGTTTATAGTGGTGCAGTTTGTAGACAACAACCTGATTGTGCCCAACATCGTAGCCAGCAAAGTGAAAGTAAACGCCTTGGTTTCGATTGTAGCGGTACTGATCGGTGGTGCTTTATGGGGGATTTCAGGCATGTTTCTATCCATCCCGTTGGTGGCTATTCTTAAAGTGGTCTTTGATCGAATAGATTCACTCAAACCCTTCGGTTATCTCATCGGTGATGACCAGCCTACCGTGGCAAAATCACTCACTCACCGTACCAAAAGCACCGCAAAAAAAAACGAAATGGCAAAATAA
- a CDS encoding YciE/YciF ferroxidase family protein — protein sequence MNTQKISDRMKQSPLHQLFVEEIQDIYWAEKHLLKALPKMAEAATSTELRKAFEDHLDITQIHVERLERVFASLDEKAETKTCEALKGLIREADEIIDDTEEGTMVRDCGLILAAQKVEHYEIATYGTLRTLAAIMGHKEAQELLQATLDEEHSADVELTQVAMSFVNEEAMSER from the coding sequence ATGAATACGCAAAAAATCAGTGATCGGATGAAACAATCCCCTCTTCATCAATTGTTTGTGGAAGAAATTCAAGACATCTACTGGGCCGAAAAACACTTACTGAAGGCATTGCCCAAAATGGCCGAAGCCGCCACCTCCACTGAACTTCGTAAAGCCTTTGAAGACCATTTGGATATTACCCAAATCCACGTAGAGCGCTTGGAAAGGGTATTTGCATCATTGGATGAAAAGGCCGAAACAAAGACTTGCGAAGCCCTCAAAGGCTTGATCAGAGAAGCGGATGAAATCATTGACGATACCGAAGAAGGTACGATGGTTCGCGATTGCGGATTGATTTTGGCCGCTCAAAAAGTCGAACACTACGAAATAGCCACCTACGGTACCCTGCGAACGCTGGCGGCCATCATGGGGCACAAAGAAGCGCAGGAACTGTTGCAGGCTACCCTGGACGAAGAACATTCTGCCGACGTTGAGCTCACGCAGGTAGCGATGTCATTTGTTAATGAAGAGGCCATGTCTGAAAGATAA
- the accC gene encoding acetyl-CoA carboxylase biotin carboxylase subunit, with translation MFKKILIANRGEIALRVIRTCREMGIQTVAVYSTADRESLHVRFADEAVCIGPPASRQSYLNIPNIISAAEITNADAIHPGYGFLSENAEFSRICADYGIKFIGATAEQINFMGDKATAKATMKAAGVPVIPGSEGLLDSVEQGKELARGIGYPVIVKATAGGGGRGMRIIKDESEFQKAWDDAKMESGAAFGNDGLYLEKFVEEPRHIEIQVIGDQYGKVCHLSERDCSIQRRHQKLVEETPSPIVSPELRERMGQAAIKGASAINYEGAGTIEFLVDKYGEFYFMEMNTRIQVEHPITEEVTNFDLIKEQIKVAAGEPISGQNYTPQRYAMECRINAEDPANGFRPSPGKITQLHFPGGHGVRIDSHVYAGYTIPPNYDSMIAKVIVSGQSREEVMTRMKRALQEVVIEGIKTTIPFHIRLMDDPGFKSGIFTTKFLESFDFSGL, from the coding sequence ATGTTTAAAAAAATACTTATTGCCAACCGCGGGGAAATTGCCTTACGGGTGATTCGTACCTGCCGCGAAATGGGGATTCAGACCGTGGCAGTGTACTCAACAGCCGACCGCGAAAGTTTGCACGTACGTTTTGCCGACGAAGCGGTTTGTATTGGCCCTCCGGCGAGCCGTCAGTCATATCTGAATATTCCCAATATCATCTCCGCCGCCGAAATTACCAATGCCGACGCCATCCATCCCGGCTACGGCTTTTTGTCGGAAAATGCGGAATTTTCACGGATCTGTGCCGATTACGGCATCAAATTCATCGGTGCAACGGCCGAACAGATCAATTTTATGGGCGATAAAGCCACGGCTAAAGCCACCATGAAAGCGGCGGGTGTCCCCGTTATTCCGGGTTCGGAAGGACTGCTTGACTCCGTCGAGCAAGGCAAGGAATTGGCACGGGGCATTGGCTATCCCGTGATTGTAAAAGCCACCGCCGGAGGCGGGGGGCGCGGAATGCGCATCATTAAAGACGAAAGCGAATTTCAAAAAGCCTGGGATGATGCCAAAATGGAATCCGGGGCGGCTTTCGGCAACGATGGCCTGTACCTTGAGAAATTTGTAGAAGAGCCGCGCCACATAGAAATTCAGGTGATAGGTGATCAATACGGCAAAGTATGTCACCTTTCGGAACGGGATTGCTCGATTCAGCGCCGACACCAAAAACTGGTCGAAGAAACCCCTTCACCTATCGTAAGCCCCGAACTTCGTGAGCGCATGGGCCAGGCTGCCATCAAAGGGGCTTCTGCCATCAACTACGAAGGAGCCGGTACCATTGAATTTTTGGTAGACAAATACGGTGAATTTTATTTCATGGAAATGAATACCCGTATTCAGGTAGAACACCCCATCACCGAAGAAGTGACCAATTTTGATCTTATCAAAGAACAGATCAAAGTAGCCGCCGGTGAGCCTATCTCCGGTCAAAACTATACTCCGCAACGCTACGCGATGGAATGCCGTATCAACGCCGAAGACCCGGCCAACGGTTTTCGCCCAAGCCCGGGAAAGATTACGCAATTGCACTTCCCCGGCGGTCATGGTGTTCGTATCGACAGTCACGTGTATGCCGGTTATACGATTCCTCCCAATTATGATTCCATGATTGCAAAGGTCATCGTAAGCGGTCAGTCACGCGAGGAAGTGATGACACGCATGAAACGGGCCTTGCAGGAAGTAGTCATTGAAGGAATCAAAACGACCATTCCGTTCCACATCCGACTGATGGACGATCCCGGCTTTAAATCGGGTATCTTTACCACCAAGTTTTTAGAATCGTTTGATTTCAGCGGGTTATAA